The following proteins are co-located in the Microcebus murinus isolate Inina chromosome 21, M.murinus_Inina_mat1.0, whole genome shotgun sequence genome:
- the LOC105858041 gene encoding uncharacterized protein LOC105858041, translating to MMKSQGLVSFKDVAVDFTQEEWQQLDPAQRTLYKDVMLENYNHLVSMGYPVSKPDIISKLEQGEDPCIIKRDISNWMYPDENQADGRQGKKSNLHNSQSYILGAVSFHNKILKGVTKDGSFYSILKVCQGDGQLQKCKENQDKLFRQVTFVSSKTVTEASGHKYIALEKTEPDTSRQRLHKYDAFKKNLKPNIDLPTYNKNNLRKNLDHSFGCGKSSTHSESNSNLEKIHNGLIPCNDYQCGNIFKSKQSLIQYQNVETREKTCVCSTCGKAFAKKSQLIVHQRIHTGKKPYDCGACGKAFSEKFHLVVHQRTHTGEKPYDCSECGKAFSQKSSLIIHQRVHTGEKPYECSECGKAFSQKSPLIIHQRIHTGEKPYECRECGKAFSQKSQLIIHHRAHTGEKPYECTECGKAFCEKSHLIIHKRIHTGEKPYKCAQCEEAFSRKTELITHQLIHTGEKPYECTECGKTFSRKSQLIIHQRTHTGEKPYKCNECGKAFCQKSHLIGHQRIHTGEKPYVCSECGKAFSQKSHLPGHQRIHTGEKPYICLECGKAFSQKSDLVLHHRIHTGERPYQCAVCGKAFIQKSQLTVHQRIHTVVKL from the exons ATGATGAAGTCACAG GGGTTAGTATCATTCAAGGATGTGGCTGTGGACTTCACCCAGGAGGAGTGGCAGCAACTGGACCCTGCTCAGAGGACCCTGTACAAGGATGTGATGCTGGAAAACTACAACCACTTGGTCTCAATGG GGTATCCAGTTTCCAAACCAGACATCATCTCCAAGTTGGAACAAGGAGAAGATCCATGTATCATAAAGAGAGACATATCAAATTGGATGTATCCAGATGAaaatcaggcagatgggagacaAGGGAA GAAGAGTAACCTTCACAACTCCCAGTCATATATTTTGGGTGCTGTTTCcttccataataaaatattgaaaggagTCACAAAGGATGGTTCATTTTACTCGATTTTAAAAGTCTGTCAAGGTGATGGCCAGCTTCAGAAATGTAAGGAAAATCAAGACAAACTTTTCAGGCAAGTCACATTTGTCAGCAGCAAAACAGTAACTGAGGCATCAGGACATAAGTATATTGCATTGGAAAAAACAGAGCCAGATACATCAAGACAAAGACTGCATAAATatgatgcttttaaaaagaacttaaaacCAAATATTGACTTGCCTACTTATAATAagaacaatttaagaaaaaaccTTGATCACAGTTTTGGATGTGGAAAATCATCTACCCACAGTGAATCCAATTCTAATCTTGAGAAAATTCACAATGGATTAATACCCTGTAATGATTATCAgtgtggaaacatttttaaaagtaaacaatcCCTTATTCAATATCAGAATGTTGAAACTAGGGAGAAAACCTGTGTGTGTAGTACATGTGGAAAAGCCTTTGCTAAGAAGTCACAGCTTATTGTGcatcaaagaattcatactggaaagAAACCATATGATTGTGGTgcatgtggaaaagccttcagtGAGAAGTTTCATCTTGTTGTACATCAGAGAACTCATACCGGGGAGAAACCTTATGATTGTtctgaatgtggaaaagccttctcTCAGAAATCATCCCTCATTATACATCAGAGAGTTCACACTGGTGAAAAACCATATGaatgtagtgaatgtgggaaagccttctcTCAGAAATCACCTCTCATTATACATCAGAGaatacacactggggaaaaaccctatgaatgtagaGAGTGTGGGAAGGCCTTCTCTCAGAAGTCACAACTTATTATACATCATAGAgctcatactggagagaagccataTGAGTGTActgaatgtgggaaagctttcTGTGAGAAGTCCCACCTCAtcatacataaaagaattcacactggtgagaaaccctacaaatgtgctCAGTGTGAGGAAGCCTTCAGTAGGAAGACAGAACTCATTACACATCAGTTAATTCATACTGGGGAGAAGCCTTATGAATGTACTGAATGTGGGAAGACATTTTCCCGGAAGTCACAGCTCATTATACATCAGAGAacacacactggagagaaaccctataaatgcaatgaatgtggaaaagccttctgTCAGAAATCACATCTCATTggacatcagagaattcacacaggagaaaaACCTTATGTATGTtctgaatgtgggaaagccttctcTCAGAAGTCCCACCTCCCAGGACACCagcgaattcatacaggagagaaaccttatatATGTCTTGAATGTGGAAAGGCCTTTTCCCAGAAGTCAGACCTTGTTTTACACCACAGAATTCATACTGGGGAAAGACCCTATCAGTGTGCTgtatgtgggaaagccttcatcCAGAAGTCACAACTCACTGTACACCAGAGAATTCATACAGTGGTAAAATTGTAA